One Streptosporangium becharense genomic window, GCTCGTCGCGCGATACGGACCTTTCACCGCATGACAGCACCAGTTGAACGCCACTCGGCGGCGCCTCGGCGAAGAGGCGGGATGCGGGGCTCCTCACCGGGCATGGTCCCCTCCTACGTTGTCCGTGATCCAGATCACATCTGCGGGAGGTCCGGTGACCACCAGGCAACATGACTCATCGCTTTATGAGGAGATCCAGGCCACTGAACGGTTCCAGGAGCTGAGGCGGCGCTTCCGGAACTGGGCGTTCCCGATGACCGCGGCGTTTCTCGCGTGGTACCTGCTCTACGTCGTGTTGTCCGGCTGGGCACGTGACTTCATGGGCATGAAGCTCTTCGGCAACATCAACGTGGCGCTGGTGTTCGGCCTGCTCCAGTTCGTGTCGACCTTCTGGATCGCCTGGGCCTATTCCCGCTTCGCCGAGAGGAAGCTCGACCCGATGGCAGACGAGATCCGTCACGAGGTCGAGGGGAAGACCGAATGAGCCACCAGACCCTCTCCACCATCCTGTTCCTGCTGTTCGTCGCCGGAACGCTGGGGATCACCTTCTGGGCCAGCCGGCACACCAAGGACGCCACCGACTACTACGCCGGCGGCCGCTCGTTCAGCGGTGTGCAGAACGGTCTGGCGATCGGCGGCGACTACATGTCGGCCGCCAGCTTCCTGGGCATCGCCGGCATCATCGCCCTGTCCGGCTACGACGGCTTCCTGTACTCGATCGGGTTCCTCGTCGCCTGGCTGGTGGCGCTGCTGCTGGTCGCCGAGCTGATGCGCAACTCCGGCAAGTTCACCATGGCGGACGTGCTGGCCTTCCGGATGAACCCCCGGCCGGTCCGCACCGCGGCGGGCGTCTCCACCATCGTCGTGTCGATCTTCTACCTGCTGGCGCAGATGGTCGGCGCCGGCGCGCTGGTCGGCCTGCTGCTCGGCGTCACCTCGGACGCGGGCAAGGCGTTGACGATCGTCGGCGTCGGCATCCTGATGATCATCTACGTGGTGGTCGGCGGCATGAAGGGCACCACCTGGGTGCAGATCGTCAAGGCCGTGCTGCTGATGAGCGGTGCCACCCTGGTCACGCTGCTGGTCCTCGGCAAGTACGGCTTCAACCTCTCCGGGCTGCTCGGTGACGCCGCCACGCAGAGCGGGAAGGGCGAGGCGTTCCTGGAGCCGGGCCTGAAGTACGGCACCGAGGCGCAGGGGATCGCCGGGAAGATCGACCTGATCAGCCTCGGCCTGGCGCTGGTGCTCGGCACCGCGGGTCTGCCGCACATCCTGATCCGCTTCTACACGGTGCCCACCGCGAAGGAGGCCAGGAAGTCGGTCATGTGGGGCATCGGCATCATCGGTGTCTTCTACCTGCTCACCCTCGTGCTCGGTTTCGGCGCGGCGGCCCTGGTCGGCGGCAAGGCGATCGTCGCGCAGGACAAGGCGGGCAACACGGCCGCCCCGATGCTGGCCGAGGCGGTCGGCAGGGCCATCTTCGGCGACGTGGGCGGGACGATCCTGCTGGCCGTCATCGCGGCGGTCGCGTTCGCCACGATCCTGGCGGTGGTCGCCGGTCTGACGCTGGCGTCGAGCTCCTCCTTCGCCCACGACCTGTACGCACACGTGTTCAAGCACGGCAACGTCACCGACCGGGAGGAGGTGCTGGTCGCCCGGATCTCGGCCTTCGTCATCGGCGCGGTCTCCATCGGGCTCGGCATCCTCGCCCAGGGGCAGAACGTGGCCTTCCTGGTCGCGCTCGCCTTCGCGGTGGCCGCGTCCGGCAACCTGCCGGCGATCCTCTACAGCCTGTTCTGGCGGCGGTTCAACACCGCGGGTGCGGTCTCGGCGATCTACGGTGGCCTGGTCTCCGCACTCGTCCTGGTGATCTTCTCTCCGGTCGTGTCGGGCAGTGCCACCGCGCTGTTCCCGAACGCGAACTTCGCGTGGTTCCCGCTGAGCAACCCCGGCATCGTCTCGATCCCGATCGGCTTCCTGGCCGGGTACCTCGGCGCCCGCCTCAGCAAGGAGCACAACGAGAGCAAGTACGCCGAGATCGAGGTCCGCTCGCTCACCGGCATCGGTGCCGAGAAGGCCGTCCATCACTGACCACTCCCGTCCCCCTCCCGAGGCCCGGCCGTCCCCCCTTGCGGCCGGGCCTCACCCTTCCCGTCCCGGGGCAGGGGGCGGTTTCCGTACGGCCCTGTCGCCCCGTCGGCATGGAAATGCGGGCCCGCCCCTGGCTATCGTCTGTCTGTGGGCAGCCTCCGACAGCGCTCCGGCCGCTCCGGCCGACCCGGTCGAGCGCGCGACGCCTCCGACACCGACGCGCGCACCCGTATCCTCGACGCCGCGGAGAAGCTGTTCGCCGGGGTCGGCTACGAGGCCACCCCCACCGCGGAGATCGCCCGGCTGGCCGAGGTGCCCAAAGGGCTGGTCTTCCACTACTTCCCCAGGAAGATCGACGTCCTGGTCACCCTGATCGACGAGCGCACCTTGGTGGAGGAGTCACCCGAGGTGGAGGCCGTCCCCGGCGACGCGGCCGGCACCCTGTCCCGGCTGGCCCGGCGCCTGCCGCTCAGCGCCTCCCCGGCGATGCGCCGCATCCTGTTCCGCGAGGCCGACACGCACGGATCGGTGCGCGACCGGCTCGGCCGGCTGAACGGTGAGATCATCCGCCGGGCCAGGTTCGCGCTGGAGCTGGCGCTGCCCA contains:
- a CDS encoding solute symporter family protein, yielding MSHQTLSTILFLLFVAGTLGITFWASRHTKDATDYYAGGRSFSGVQNGLAIGGDYMSAASFLGIAGIIALSGYDGFLYSIGFLVAWLVALLLVAELMRNSGKFTMADVLAFRMNPRPVRTAAGVSTIVVSIFYLLAQMVGAGALVGLLLGVTSDAGKALTIVGVGILMIIYVVVGGMKGTTWVQIVKAVLLMSGATLVTLLVLGKYGFNLSGLLGDAATQSGKGEAFLEPGLKYGTEAQGIAGKIDLISLGLALVLGTAGLPHILIRFYTVPTAKEARKSVMWGIGIIGVFYLLTLVLGFGAAALVGGKAIVAQDKAGNTAAPMLAEAVGRAIFGDVGGTILLAVIAAVAFATILAVVAGLTLASSSSFAHDLYAHVFKHGNVTDREEVLVARISAFVIGAVSIGLGILAQGQNVAFLVALAFAVAASGNLPAILYSLFWRRFNTAGAVSAIYGGLVSALVLVIFSPVVSGSATALFPNANFAWFPLSNPGIVSIPIGFLAGYLGARLSKEHNESKYAEIEVRSLTGIGAEKAVHH
- a CDS encoding DUF485 domain-containing protein — its product is MTTRQHDSSLYEEIQATERFQELRRRFRNWAFPMTAAFLAWYLLYVVLSGWARDFMGMKLFGNINVALVFGLLQFVSTFWIAWAYSRFAERKLDPMADEIRHEVEGKTE
- a CDS encoding TetR/AcrR family transcriptional regulator; the encoded protein is MGSLRQRSGRSGRPGRARDASDTDARTRILDAAEKLFAGVGYEATPTAEIARLAEVPKGLVFHYFPRKIDVLVTLIDERTLVEESPEVEAVPGDAAGTLSRLARRLPLSASPAMRRILFREADTHGSVRDRLGRLNGEIIRRARFALELALPTRRGDAARLEVAAVTFAAVLLYQENLCQLTGHHIDPDAVAELIAHALG